Below is a genomic region from Methylobacterium sp. FF17.
TGATGCCGACGGAGTGAGGCGTAGCGGACGTCAGGCCTCACAGCATATACCGTGGGTTGAGAAATTTTGTATACAATCGCAGTAGAAGGTGGACGTGGCACAGCCGCAAGAACGGCTATGGGGTCCGTCAGTACGGATCGTGAAGCCGCTTTTTCGGACCCGCAGCCAGAACAGACTGATCCGCTCAGGCGGTTCCACGATGCCTTATCGGCCGCCCGCAACTCCTGAAAGCCTCGGGCCGACGGTGGGAGAGCTCCCGTCAGTGAGGTCACAATGCCCGTGAGGAACGCAGCAGTTATTGCGATATTGAACTTCATTCCGTCTCTGCTCCGGCCTGCTCACACCTGGCTGTTATGGCGGCTTAACGGTGATTGCGCCAGCACTTTTAAACGCTAATCGCCGGGCAGCCAACAACTACGCTGGAGGCGTAATGAGCTGCAAACCAAATTAAGCCCCAGGGGCTGACGCTCGGTAAGACTGCAGTTCCACACGAAAATAACCATTTTCATACACACAAGGGACGGCACTGCACAGAAAAAAACTTGTAAGTTTGACGCACGAATTTGTTAGAAGAGTCGTTAGGTCAATTCTACCGAACGCACATCCTAAACTCGATTGTTGTCCCATAGCCGGCGGTCGAGCTTACCTAACTGGTCCTTGGCGAACAAAACTGTATGCGGGCTTTGCGAAGAGCCACTCACTTCGTCTAATTCGATTTCCTCTACACGGCACGTGAGCACAGCACGGAAACGGCTGACCTGCTGCTCGCAGATAGAGATCTCGGATATAGTGAACATGGAATTTGTGCGAACCGGGCACATATCCTAGAACTAGTTCCAGTTGTCTTCGAAGGGGTCGTAAGACTCGATAATTTCTACTTGAATCCCGATCTTCTGAGCCCTGAGCTTGAGCCGCGCTGCTTCCAGGTGAGGCAAAAAGACGCCGCCGCGTTACGAGCCTTAGAGCGCCTAACAGAACGGCATGGAGTTGGAAGTTCTGCGTTGGTTTGGCATGGCCAGACCGCTTCTCCCCGATGATCTCTGGGATGAGATCGCTCCGCTCCTCCCGCCGCCTCGGCCCCGTCCGAAGGGCGGGCTTCGTCCCATTGAGAACCGGGCCGCACTGACGGGCATCCTGTTCGTGCTGCGCTCGGGCCTGCCGTGGGAGATGCTGCCGGTCGAGATGGGCTGCGGCTCCGGCATGAGTTGCTGGCGGCGGCTGCGGGATTGGCAAGCGGCGGGCGTGTGGAGCCGTCTGCATCACGTGTTGCTGGAGCGTCTGTACGCGGCCGGGCAGATCGACTGGAGCCAGGCTTGCCTGGACAGCGCATCTGTCCCAGCCAAAACGTATGGCCCGCCCCGTCCGCAAGTGGCTGATGATCCGCTGGTCTGAGCAGTCTGCATAAACGTATCCGGCCTTTCGGCGATGCCGTTGGCCAAGATGGAGATCCGCGCGTCCTGGTCCTCATAAAGGGGGCGGCGTCGAGCGCCATTTTACGCCAGAGGCTTCCAGAACACCGATCGACTGTCAGGCCATCTTCCTCTCGCCGCTCGCAGACATGGTGAGGCCGACGAAGGCTTCGCCGACCAAGCTCGGTTCAGGCAGCCACCGCCGCCGGCTCATAGACGCGTTTGTGGCGCAGCAGCGCCCAGACGGTCCGAGCCATCTTGGCTGCTAGCGCAACGACGGCGGTGTTGGCGTGCGCCCGCGCCAGCAGGCCCCGGAGCCATTGGCCGATCCGCGTATCGCTTTTGCGAAGGGTCGGCATCGCCGCCCGTGCACCCTGGATCAGCATCTTGCGCAGGTACTTGCTGCCGCGCTTGGTGATGCCGACGAGTTTGGGTCGTCCGCCAGTCGTGACTTGCCGCGGCACGAGGCCGAGCCAGGCCGCCAGATCACGCCCGCGGGCGAAGGTGGCCACGTCACCGATCGCCGCAATCAGCGCTGTGGCGTTGAGTGCACCGATGCCCGGGATGGTGGTGAGCCGGCGAGCACTCTCGTCGGTCCGGGCCTGTTCGGCGAACTCGCCATCGAGCGTTGCGATGCGTTCGTCGAGGGACTGCCAACGTTCCCGCACGTCGGCCACGAGGCTGCGCATTCGTGGCGTGATGTCCGCGGCGGTGTCGGGATCGAGCAGGGTGTTCAGCCTGGCGGCAAGCTTGGCACGTTCTTGCGGGACGATGTGGCCACGCTCCAGCAGGATGGCCCGGATCTGGTTCATCAAGGCCGTGCGTTCGCCCACGAGCTGGTCGCGCACCCGGTGCAGAGTCTGCATGTCGAGCTGCGCTTCCGACTTCAGCGCGACGAACCGCATAGTCGGACGCGTCGCAGCCTCTGCGATCGCCTCGGCGTCACGGTCGTCGTTCTTCTGGGCCTTGACGTAGGGGCGCACGTATTCCGGCGACATCAGCCGGATGGTGTGGCCTTGAGCGGCGAGCGCCCGGCCCATGTGATGCGCGCCACAGCACGCCTCCATGGCGATGATGCAAGGTGGAAGCGTCGCGCCAAAGGTCATCACCGTCTCGCGTCGCATCCGGCGTCGCAGGACGACCCGACCGG
It encodes:
- a CDS encoding IS110 family RNA-guided transposase; the protein is MAIAILGIDLGKNSCSVVGQDATGRVVLRRRMRRETVMTFGATLPPCIIAMEACCGAHHMGRALAAQGHTIRLMSPEYVRPYVKAQKNDDRDAEAIAEAATRPTMRFVALKSEAQLDMQTLHRVRDQLVGERTALMNQIRAILLERGHIVPQERAKLAARLNTLLDPDTAADITPRMRSLVADVRERWQSLDERIATLDGEFAEQARTDESARRLTTIPGIGALNATALIAAIGDVATFARGRDLAAWLGLVPRQVTTGGRPKLVGITKRGSKYLRKMLIQGARAAMPTLRKSDTRIGQWLRGLLARAHANTAVVALAAKMARTVWALLRHKRVYEPAAVAA